In Streptomyces sp. RFCAC02, the following proteins share a genomic window:
- a CDS encoding polyamine aminopropyltransferase has product MTSLRPRLARFLLLLTVFVCAACGLVYELALVALGGYLIGNTITQTSVVLAIMVFAMGIGSLAAKPLQRRAVGAFAVVEGLLALVGGLSVLVLYVIFAWAGIYTPTMTVVAFVVGLLIGAEIPLLMTMLQRIRKQEAGGAVADVFAVDYLGALVGGLCFPLLLLPTFGQLKGVLVVGVVNAVAGVVSVLWVFRGRLRRLVQGALAAGLAAVLAVLTAAYVLADDIEVTARQKLYRDPIVHAERTPYQEIVLTESVGFTSRTDLRLFLNGDLQFSSIDEYRYHEALVHPALAWSRAHVLILGGGDGLALREVLRYPDVEDVTLVELDPAMTDLAATYGPLRDLNDDAMSDPRVTVRNEDAFTWLRNAAGPYDAVIVDFPDPEDTATAKLYSVEMYAMLANVLAPDARVVVQAGSPFFAPRTYWSVNASLREAGFADLPYQVDVPSFGNWGFVLAEYGDTAPELQLAPDAPPMRFLDDSVLAAATVFPVDRRQADDVRASTLMDPAVLEYARDEWQFD; this is encoded by the coding sequence GTGACGTCGCTGCGGCCCCGGCTGGCCCGGTTCCTCCTGCTGCTGACCGTGTTCGTGTGCGCGGCGTGCGGCCTGGTCTACGAACTGGCGCTGGTGGCCCTCGGCGGCTACCTGATCGGCAACACCATCACCCAGACGTCCGTCGTGCTGGCCATCATGGTCTTCGCGATGGGCATCGGCTCCCTCGCCGCTAAGCCGCTCCAGCGGCGCGCGGTCGGCGCGTTCGCCGTCGTGGAGGGCCTGCTCGCGCTCGTCGGCGGGCTGTCGGTCCTCGTCCTGTACGTGATCTTCGCGTGGGCCGGCATCTACACGCCGACGATGACGGTCGTCGCGTTCGTCGTCGGCCTCCTGATCGGCGCCGAGATCCCGCTGCTGATGACGATGCTGCAGCGCATCCGCAAGCAGGAGGCGGGCGGCGCGGTCGCCGACGTCTTCGCGGTGGACTACCTGGGCGCGCTCGTCGGCGGGCTGTGCTTCCCGCTCCTGCTGCTGCCGACGTTCGGGCAGCTCAAGGGCGTGCTGGTCGTCGGCGTGGTGAACGCGGTGGCCGGCGTCGTGTCCGTGCTGTGGGTGTTCAGGGGGCGGCTGCGGCGGCTGGTGCAGGGCGCGCTCGCGGCCGGGCTCGCGGCGGTCCTCGCCGTGCTGACGGCGGCCTACGTGCTGGCCGACGACATCGAGGTGACGGCCCGGCAGAAGCTCTACCGCGACCCGATCGTGCACGCGGAGCGCACGCCGTACCAGGAGATCGTCCTCACCGAGTCGGTCGGCTTCACGTCGCGGACCGATCTGCGGCTCTTCCTGAACGGCGACCTCCAGTTCTCCTCGATCGACGAGTACCGCTACCACGAGGCGCTGGTGCACCCGGCGCTGGCCTGGTCCCGCGCGCACGTCCTGATCCTGGGCGGCGGGGACGGCCTGGCGCTGCGCGAGGTGCTGCGCTATCCGGACGTCGAGGACGTGACGCTGGTCGAGCTCGACCCGGCGATGACGGATCTGGCCGCCACCTACGGCCCGTTGCGGGATCTCAACGACGACGCCATGTCCGACCCCCGGGTGACGGTGCGCAACGAGGACGCGTTCACCTGGCTGCGGAACGCGGCCGGCCCCTACGACGCGGTGATCGTGGACTTCCCCGACCCGGAGGACACGGCGACGGCGAAGCTGTACTCGGTGGAGATGTACGCGATGCTGGCGAACGTCCTCGCGCCGGACGCGCGGGTCGTCGTCCAGGCGGGGTCGCCGTTCTTCGCGCCGAGGACCTACTGGTCGGTGAACGCGTCGCTGCGGGAGGCCGGGTTCGCGGACCTGCCGTACCAGGTGGACGTGCCGAGCTTCGGGAACTGGGGCTTCGTGCTCGCGGAGTACGGCGACACGGCGCCCGAGCTGCAACTCGCGCCCGACGCGCCGCCGATGCGGTTCCTCGACGACTCGGTGCTCGCCGCGGCGACCGTCTTCCCCGTGGACCGGCGGCAGGCGGACGACGTGCGGGCGAGCACGCTGATGGACCCGGCGGTGCTGGAGTACGCGCGCGACGAGTGGCAGTTCGACTGA
- a CDS encoding TDT family transporter, translating to MLHRTAPPAPPPTGPRASVPAPAPPGRRLLPALDRPADAFRHLGPNWYASIMGTGITGAAAATLPVHVPGLRTAATVVWALAAALLVAVTAAWTLHITRHGDRFRAHADHPVMAYFWGAPPMALMTVGAGAVSLGRDWIGPGTAVAVGATLWAAGTALGLGVCVWIPYRVITRHGPAGGDAAFAGWLMPVVPPMVSAATGAPLVAHVPAGQARLTLLLACYALFGVSLLAALLVIAQVWNRLTHHGPGAVGMLPTLWIVLGPLGQSVTAAGVLGDASRDVLPGPYATGARVFGVLYGLPVWGFAMVWLVLATAVTWRTVRADGGGRLPFSLTWWSFTFPVGTCVTGTATLADHTGSDALGAVAVVLYVLLAAAWLVVLSRTVRAGTRGTLFLPAPAPARA from the coding sequence ATGCTCCACCGGACCGCTCCCCCCGCTCCCCCGCCCACCGGCCCACGCGCCTCCGTACCGGCCCCCGCACCGCCCGGGCGCCGGCTGCTCCCCGCGCTCGACCGGCCGGCCGACGCGTTCCGGCACCTGGGTCCCAACTGGTACGCCTCGATCATGGGCACCGGCATCACCGGCGCGGCGGCCGCCACGCTCCCCGTGCACGTCCCGGGCCTGCGCACCGCCGCCACCGTCGTGTGGGCGCTGGCCGCCGCGCTGCTGGTCGCGGTCACCGCCGCGTGGACCTTGCACATCACGCGCCACGGCGACCGGTTCCGCGCGCACGCCGACCACCCGGTGATGGCGTACTTCTGGGGCGCGCCGCCCATGGCCCTGATGACGGTCGGCGCCGGCGCCGTCTCGCTGGGCCGGGACTGGATCGGCCCCGGCACGGCCGTCGCGGTCGGCGCCACCCTGTGGGCGGCCGGCACGGCCCTCGGCCTCGGGGTGTGCGTGTGGATCCCCTACCGGGTGATCACCCGGCACGGCCCCGCGGGCGGCGACGCGGCGTTCGCCGGCTGGCTGATGCCCGTCGTCCCGCCCATGGTCTCCGCCGCCACCGGCGCGCCGCTGGTGGCGCACGTCCCGGCCGGGCAGGCCCGGCTGACGCTGCTGCTCGCCTGCTACGCCCTCTTCGGCGTCAGCCTGCTCGCGGCCCTGCTGGTCATCGCGCAGGTGTGGAACCGCCTCACCCACCACGGCCCGGGTGCGGTCGGCATGCTGCCGACGCTGTGGATCGTGCTGGGGCCGCTCGGCCAGTCGGTGACGGCCGCCGGTGTCCTCGGGGACGCGTCGCGCGACGTCCTGCCGGGTCCGTACGCGACGGGCGCACGCGTGTTCGGCGTGCTGTACGGGCTGCCCGTGTGGGGCTTCGCGATGGTCTGGCTGGTCCTCGCCACGGCGGTGACCTGGCGCACGGTGCGCGCGGACGGCGGCGGGCGCCTGCCGTTCTCGCTGACCTGGTGGAGCTTCACCTTCCCGGTGGGCACCTGCGTGACCGGCACGGCGACACTCGCCGACCACACCGGTTCCGACGCACTGGGAGCGGTGGCGGTGGTGCTGTACGTACTGCTCGCCGCCGCCTGGCTGGTCGTCCTGTCCCGCACGGTGCGGGCCGGCACGCGCGGCACGCTGTTCCTGCCGGCGCCGGCGCCGGCCCGCGCCTGA
- a CDS encoding LysR family transcriptional regulator: MPLPYRVSDLSAFDLLLSVAELGSIGAAARAHGVTQPTASARLSGLERSLGLALLDRSARGSTLTRDGALVVDWARTAVTAAAALDEGITSLRATRESRVPVAASLTVAEYLLPHWLAALRPAAEGTSVALTTGNSDEVAAAVRSGAARLGFVEGPDVPEGLTAHPVGRDTLTVIVRPGHPWARRRSGITADELAATPLASRERGSGTRRSLERALGARRPADPLLELSSTTAIKAAVAEGVAPAVLSSLAVAGELAAGTLVRVPVRDLELARVLRVIHPAGRALTGAARTLADIARRSARLG, encoded by the coding sequence ATGCCCCTCCCGTACCGAGTGTCCGACCTGTCGGCCTTCGACCTGCTGCTGTCCGTGGCGGAGCTGGGCAGCATCGGGGCGGCGGCCCGCGCCCACGGCGTCACCCAGCCGACGGCCAGCGCGCGGCTGAGCGGCCTCGAACGGTCCCTCGGCCTCGCCCTGCTCGACCGCTCGGCGCGCGGTTCGACGCTCACCCGGGACGGCGCCCTGGTGGTGGACTGGGCGCGGACGGCCGTGACCGCCGCCGCGGCCCTGGACGAGGGCATCACCTCGCTGCGGGCGACCCGCGAGAGCCGGGTGCCGGTCGCGGCCAGCCTCACGGTGGCCGAGTACCTGCTGCCGCACTGGCTGGCGGCCCTGCGCCCGGCGGCAGAGGGCACCTCCGTCGCGCTGACCACCGGCAACTCGGACGAGGTCGCCGCGGCGGTGCGGTCCGGCGCGGCGCGCCTCGGCTTCGTGGAGGGCCCCGACGTGCCCGAGGGGCTGACGGCGCACCCGGTGGGGCGGGACACGCTGACCGTCATCGTGCGGCCGGGGCACCCGTGGGCGCGGCGGCGGTCGGGGATCACGGCCGACGAGCTGGCGGCGACGCCGCTCGCGAGCCGGGAACGCGGCTCGGGCACCCGGCGCTCCCTGGAGCGCGCCCTGGGCGCGCGCAGGCCCGCCGATCCTCTGCTCGAACTGTCCTCCACGACCGCGATCAAGGCGGCCGTCGCCGAGGGCGTGGCGCCCGCCGTCCTCAGCTCCCTGGCGGTCGCCGGGGAGCTGGCCGCCGGCACGCTGGTGCGCGTCCCGGTGCGGGACCTGGAGCTGGCCCGGGTGCTCCGGGTGATCCACCCGGCGGGCCGCGCCCTGACCGGCGCCGCCCGCACCCTGGCCGACATCGCCCGCCGCTCGGCCCGCCTCGGCTGA
- a CDS encoding DUF350 domain-containing protein, whose amino-acid sequence MGDIFESAGETLAYGGVGIVVMAVAFVALDLVTPGNLAKIVWGERNKGAAIVLAGQMLGVGIVVQQAILASESEEGLDYGLVSTAVYGLAGVLVMTVVFAIVGFITPGRMGAAVLEDRDGRAHPVAWVQGVMYVGTALMVGAALS is encoded by the coding sequence ATGGGGGACATATTCGAATCGGCCGGTGAGACGCTCGCGTACGGCGGCGTCGGCATCGTGGTCATGGCCGTCGCGTTCGTCGCGCTCGACCTGGTGACGCCGGGCAACCTCGCGAAGATCGTGTGGGGCGAGCGCAACAAGGGCGCGGCGATCGTGCTCGCCGGGCAGATGCTGGGCGTCGGCATCGTCGTGCAGCAGGCCATCCTGGCCTCCGAGTCCGAGGAGGGCCTCGACTACGGCCTCGTCAGCACCGCCGTGTACGGGCTCGCCGGCGTCCTCGTGATGACGGTCGTGTTCGCGATCGTCGGCTTCATCACGCCGGGCCGGATGGGCGCCGCCGTGCTGGAGGACCGGGACGGGCGGGCGCACCCCGTGGCGTGGGTCCAGGGCGTGATGTACGTCGGCACCGCGCTGATGGTCGGCGCGGCGCTCTCGTGA
- a CDS encoding DUF4178 domain-containing protein: MGLALAIVGIVALAAAIVVAVRAARRASARRTPPPPAPADPFAPGRDTGGDPRTLKAGDLVEYLGEQLFVRGSLRLKEGGYTWSEHFVDAMSGADGSDGRRRWLSVEEDPDLEVTLWTGRPDDGLVPSAPTLTVDGVTYRRTEHGTAAFRTEGTTGLGATGRVEYADYEGPNGRSLSFERFPGAGGEPGDWESSLGERVPAGTLTIYPGGAA, encoded by the coding sequence ATGGGGCTCGCGCTCGCCATCGTCGGAATCGTCGCGCTCGCGGCGGCGATCGTCGTCGCCGTACGGGCGGCACGCCGCGCCTCCGCGCGCCGTACGCCGCCACCGCCGGCCCCGGCCGACCCGTTCGCGCCCGGCCGTGACACCGGCGGCGACCCCCGCACGCTGAAGGCCGGCGACCTGGTCGAGTACCTCGGCGAACAGCTCTTCGTCCGGGGCTCGCTGCGGCTGAAGGAGGGCGGCTACACCTGGTCCGAGCACTTCGTGGACGCCATGAGCGGCGCCGACGGCAGTGACGGCCGCCGCCGCTGGCTGTCCGTCGAGGAGGACCCGGACCTGGAGGTCACCCTCTGGACCGGCCGCCCCGACGACGGCCTCGTCCCGAGCGCCCCGACCCTGACGGTCGACGGCGTCACGTACCGCCGCACCGAGCACGGCACGGCTGCCTTCCGTACCGAGGGCACGACGGGCCTCGGCGCGACAGGCCGCGTGGAGTACGCCGACTACGAGGGTCCGAACGGCCGTTCCCTGTCCTTCGAACGGTTCCCCGGGGCCGGCGGCGAGCCGGGCGACTGGGAGTCGTCCCTCGGCGAGCGCGTCCCGGCCGGCACCCTCACGATCTACCCGGGCGGTGCCGCGTGA
- a CDS encoding DUF4328 domain-containing protein produces the protein MSAQCVTCRQRPAAGPDGKCSVCARTSPDVAGAATLGNGVPVPPPLQAPQPPPQPPRPPQSPPAYGWAGTTGGGTYVPPQQGAPAPYGYPAQPGGPVPPPGAAYPVPYVVTGPPAHFSGAQGLSTALSVLLGIAIAIWGLGIIGGIRMVNVVNDLQDYGGWATIDWAEADDALDFWQGTAAFQGLGLLAIGIVFIVWFHRCRVNAEVFDPVGQRLGRGWAIGSWFVPVVCLWFPKQIANDIWRSSTPWGGDPRLGPVTSWWTLWLCTALTSFAPFAAGDDDEYIDWDELDSTEFLSYVSVLNGISGIVASVLAIRYVRQLTLRQYVKFTQGPGPQGPQPYGPQGGIGPVQPMPYR, from the coding sequence ATGAGTGCGCAGTGCGTCACCTGCCGGCAGCGGCCGGCCGCCGGACCGGACGGGAAGTGCTCGGTGTGCGCCCGGACGTCCCCTGACGTGGCGGGCGCGGCCACCCTCGGCAACGGCGTCCCCGTACCGCCCCCGCTCCAGGCCCCGCAGCCCCCGCCCCAGCCGCCGCGGCCGCCGCAGTCCCCGCCCGCGTACGGCTGGGCCGGCACCACCGGCGGCGGCACGTACGTCCCTCCGCAGCAGGGCGCGCCCGCCCCCTACGGCTACCCGGCGCAGCCCGGCGGCCCCGTGCCGCCGCCCGGTGCCGCGTACCCCGTGCCGTACGTGGTGACCGGCCCCCCGGCCCACTTCTCCGGCGCGCAGGGCCTCTCGACGGCGCTGTCCGTGCTCCTCGGCATTGCCATCGCGATCTGGGGCCTCGGCATCATCGGCGGCATCCGGATGGTCAACGTCGTCAACGACCTGCAGGACTACGGCGGCTGGGCCACGATCGACTGGGCGGAGGCCGACGACGCCCTCGACTTCTGGCAGGGCACGGCGGCGTTCCAGGGGCTCGGCCTGCTGGCCATCGGCATCGTGTTCATCGTCTGGTTCCACCGCTGCCGGGTGAACGCCGAGGTGTTCGACCCGGTGGGGCAGCGGCTCGGGCGCGGCTGGGCCATCGGCTCGTGGTTCGTCCCCGTCGTCTGCCTGTGGTTCCCCAAGCAGATCGCGAACGACATCTGGCGCTCCAGCACCCCCTGGGGCGGCGACCCGCGGCTCGGTCCCGTCACCTCGTGGTGGACGCTGTGGCTGTGCACGGCGCTCACCAGCTTCGCGCCGTTCGCCGCCGGTGACGACGACGAGTACATCGACTGGGACGAGCTGGACAGCACGGAGTTCCTGTCCTACGTCTCCGTCCTCAACGGGATCAGCGGCATCGTCGCCTCCGTCCTCGCCATCCGGTACGTCCGGCAGCTCACGCTCCGTCAGTACGTCAAGTTCACGCAGGGTCCCGGCCCGCAGGGGCCCCAGCCGTACGGTCCGCAGGGAGGGATCGGCCCCGTCCAGCCCATGCCCTACCGTTGA
- the dusB gene encoding tRNA dihydrouridine synthase DusB, whose protein sequence is MAAPLLQIGAHSVDPPVVLAPMAGITNAPFRTLCREFAGGRGLFVSEMITSRALVERNDKTMRLIHFDDTEKPRSIQLYGVDPETVGRAVRMIADEDLADHIDLNFGCPVPKVTRRGGGSALPYKRPLLRAILRAAVGNAGALPVTMKMRKGIDDDHLTHLDAGRIAVDEGVTAIALHGRTAAQHYGGEADWSAIARLKEAVPEIPVLGNGDIWSAADAVRMVRETGCDGVVVGRGCLGRPWLFADLVAAFDGRGEEAYARPSLREVADVMLRHARLLGEWLEDESRGVIDFRKHVAWYTKGFSVGSDLRRRLAVTSSLDELAELLAGLDLDQPWPPGADGPRGRTSGKNRVALPDGWLDDPLDCAVPGAAAEDDTSGG, encoded by the coding sequence ATGGCCGCACCCCTGTTGCAGATCGGAGCGCACTCCGTCGATCCGCCCGTCGTCCTCGCGCCGATGGCGGGGATCACCAACGCCCCGTTCCGGACGCTGTGCCGGGAGTTCGCCGGGGGCCGCGGGCTGTTCGTCAGCGAGATGATCACCTCGCGCGCCCTGGTCGAGCGGAACGACAAGACCATGCGGCTCATTCACTTCGACGACACCGAGAAGCCCAGGTCCATCCAGCTCTACGGCGTCGATCCCGAGACGGTGGGCCGCGCGGTCCGCATGATCGCCGACGAGGACCTCGCCGACCACATCGACCTGAACTTCGGCTGCCCCGTCCCCAAGGTCACCCGGCGCGGCGGCGGCTCGGCGCTGCCGTACAAGCGGCCCCTGCTGCGCGCCATCCTCCGCGCCGCCGTGGGCAACGCGGGTGCCCTCCCGGTCACGATGAAGATGCGCAAGGGCATCGACGACGATCACCTCACCCACCTCGACGCCGGGCGCATCGCGGTCGACGAGGGCGTCACGGCCATCGCCCTGCACGGCCGCACGGCCGCCCAGCACTACGGCGGCGAGGCCGACTGGTCCGCCATCGCCCGCCTCAAGGAGGCTGTGCCGGAGATCCCCGTCCTCGGCAACGGCGACATCTGGTCCGCCGCCGACGCGGTCCGCATGGTCCGCGAGACCGGCTGCGACGGCGTGGTCGTCGGGCGCGGCTGCCTGGGGCGGCCGTGGCTGTTCGCCGACCTCGTGGCGGCGTTCGACGGGCGCGGCGAGGAGGCGTACGCCCGGCCGTCGCTGCGCGAGGTCGCCGACGTCATGCTGCGGCACGCGCGGCTGCTGGGGGAGTGGCTGGAGGACGAGTCGCGCGGCGTGATCGACTTCCGCAAGCACGTCGCCTGGTACACCAAGGGCTTCTCCGTCGGCTCGGACCTCCGGCGCCGCCTGGCCGTCACCTCGTCCCTGGACGAGCTGGCCGAGCTGCTGGCCGGCCTGGACCTCGACCAGCCGTGGCCGCCCGGCGCGGACGGCCCCCGCGGCCGCACCTCGGGCAAGAACCGCGTCGCCCTCCCCGACGGCTGGCTCGACGACCCGCTGGACTGCGCCGTCCCGGGCGCGGCGGCCGAGGACGACACCTCCGGCGGCTGA
- a CDS encoding ROK family transcriptional regulator — protein sequence MNQASAGHLLSLIRSGQATTRGELQRVTGLSRSTVGHRLDQLFTAGWVRETASEPVESSSGGRPPVRLEFDASHAVVLAADLETRHARAAVLDLDGTVLAEHTGSLLINQGPDQALDRLAQWFALLLEKTGPGAGAVCGIGLSVPGPVDAPSALVVQPPMMPGWDRYPIRDGMRRAYAAHVGGPGAAGVPVLVENDANLMAYAEQRAGFSDCPAFLLVKVSTGIGAGVVVNGEMYRGFDGAAGDIGHVRLSEHPHALCRCGSYGCLAAVASGRALAEQLTAAGVPTASGSGVRDQLSIGQPDAVRLAREAGRLVGGVLATVVTLLNPGVLMIAGDLTGPPFLTGVRELLYQRAMPRTTAYLQVVTSRLGDHAGVRGAAAMVVESLYAPDRADARLATAVRAA from the coding sequence ATGAACCAGGCGAGCGCGGGACACCTCCTCTCCCTGATCAGGAGCGGGCAGGCCACCACCCGGGGCGAGCTCCAGCGCGTCACGGGACTCTCGCGTTCCACCGTGGGCCACCGCCTCGATCAGCTCTTCACCGCCGGCTGGGTGCGGGAGACGGCGTCGGAGCCCGTGGAGTCGTCGTCGGGCGGCCGGCCGCCGGTCCGCCTCGAGTTCGACGCCTCCCACGCCGTGGTGCTCGCCGCCGACCTGGAGACCCGGCACGCGCGCGCCGCCGTCCTCGACCTCGACGGCACGGTGCTGGCCGAGCACACCGGGTCGCTCCTCATCAACCAGGGACCCGACCAGGCGCTCGACCGCCTGGCGCAGTGGTTCGCGCTGCTGCTGGAGAAGACGGGCCCCGGCGCGGGCGCGGTGTGCGGGATCGGCCTCTCGGTCCCCGGCCCCGTGGACGCGCCCAGCGCGCTCGTCGTGCAGCCGCCGATGATGCCCGGCTGGGACCGCTATCCGATCCGGGACGGCATGCGCCGGGCGTACGCCGCCCATGTGGGGGGTCCCGGCGCGGCCGGGGTGCCCGTCCTCGTGGAGAACGACGCGAACCTCATGGCGTACGCCGAGCAGCGCGCCGGCTTCTCCGACTGCCCGGCGTTCCTGCTCGTGAAGGTCTCCACCGGCATAGGGGCCGGCGTCGTCGTGAACGGCGAGATGTACCGGGGCTTCGACGGCGCCGCCGGTGACATAGGGCACGTCCGGCTGAGCGAGCACCCGCACGCGCTGTGCCGCTGCGGTTCGTACGGCTGCCTGGCGGCCGTCGCGAGCGGGCGCGCGCTGGCCGAGCAGCTCACGGCGGCGGGTGTGCCCACGGCGTCGGGGTCGGGGGTGCGGGATCAGCTCTCGATCGGGCAGCCCGACGCGGTACGGCTCGCGCGCGAGGCCGGACGGCTCGTCGGCGGCGTGCTCGCGACCGTCGTCACCCTGCTGAACCCGGGCGTCCTCATGATCGCCGGGGATCTGACGGGACCGCCGTTCCTGACCGGAGTGCGGGAGCTGCTGTACCAGCGGGCGATGCCGCGCACCACCGCGTATCTGCAGGTCGTGACGTCGCGGCTGGGGGATCACGCCGGGGTGCGGGGGGCGGCCGCGATGGTGGTGGAGTCGCTGTACGCGCCGGACCGCGCGGACGCGCGCCTCGCGACGGCGGTCCGCGCCGCCTGA
- a CDS encoding trehalase family glycosidase, which produces MECADHPPLPPTPIAYDGARRVLTGNWTGSSTVPSRALYPHQWSWDSAFIAIGLRHLSPVRAQRELETLFAAQWADGRVPHIVFNPAVPLGAYFPSPDFWRSSTAGAAAGAPAGAETSGIVQPPVHALAALLVHEADPAASERRGFLRGIYPRLVAWQRYLTERRDLGGRGLAAIVHPWESGMDNSPCWDPPLARVEPAAAGSFHRADLDHGCPADRPTDLDYGRYVRLAAAYRDHDYADDAGAALFAVEDPGLNALLTASEHALAGIAAAVGADPSDHLVRGEQLTTALLKRLWNEDAGLFLAHDVLHNEPVPERSAAGLLPLILPGLPEEVAGRLLATVRGRHFGLGSVTDLVPSYDLCGASFDPARYWRGPAWFNVNWLLERGLRRHGATATADALRARMVRAAESSGYAEYVDPVTGEARGTRDFSWTAALTLDLLTRPA; this is translated from the coding sequence GTGGAATGCGCTGATCACCCACCCCTTCCGCCGACCCCGATCGCATACGACGGCGCCCGCCGCGTCCTCACCGGCAACTGGACCGGGTCCTCCACGGTCCCCTCCCGCGCGCTGTACCCGCACCAGTGGAGCTGGGACTCGGCCTTCATCGCGATCGGACTGCGGCACCTCTCGCCCGTCCGCGCCCAGCGCGAGCTGGAGACGCTGTTCGCCGCCCAGTGGGCCGACGGCCGCGTCCCCCACATCGTGTTCAATCCGGCCGTGCCCCTCGGCGCCTACTTCCCGAGCCCCGACTTCTGGCGGTCCTCCACGGCCGGCGCGGCGGCGGGCGCCCCGGCCGGCGCCGAGACGTCCGGCATCGTCCAGCCGCCGGTGCACGCGCTCGCCGCGCTGCTGGTGCACGAGGCGGACCCGGCGGCGTCCGAGCGGCGCGGGTTCCTCCGCGGGATCTACCCGCGGCTGGTCGCCTGGCAGCGGTACCTCACGGAGCGGCGCGACCTCGGCGGGCGCGGCCTCGCCGCCATCGTGCACCCGTGGGAGTCCGGCATGGACAACAGCCCGTGCTGGGACCCGCCGCTCGCCCGCGTCGAACCGGCCGCCGCCGGCTCGTTCCACCGCGCCGACCTCGACCACGGCTGCCCCGCCGACCGGCCCACCGACCTCGACTACGGCCGCTACGTGCGCCTGGCCGCCGCCTACCGCGACCACGACTACGCGGACGACGCCGGCGCGGCCCTGTTCGCCGTCGAGGACCCCGGTCTGAACGCCCTCCTCACCGCGTCCGAGCACGCGCTCGCCGGCATCGCCGCCGCCGTCGGGGCCGACCCGTCCGACCACCTGGTGCGCGGCGAGCAGCTCACGACGGCCCTCCTCAAGCGCCTGTGGAACGAGGACGCCGGCCTCTTCCTCGCGCACGACGTCCTGCACAACGAGCCGGTCCCCGAGCGCAGCGCCGCCGGGCTCCTGCCGCTGATCCTGCCGGGCCTGCCGGAGGAGGTGGCCGGCCGGCTGCTGGCGACCGTGCGCGGGCGGCACTTCGGCCTCGGCTCGGTGACGGACCTGGTCCCGAGCTACGACCTGTGCGGGGCGTCGTTCGACCCGGCGCGCTACTGGCGCGGCCCCGCCTGGTTCAACGTGAACTGGCTCCTGGAACGCGGCCTGCGCCGCCACGGGGCGACCGCCACGGCCGACGCGCTGCGCGCCCGGATGGTGCGGGCGGCCGAGTCGTCCGGGTACGCGGAGTACGTCGACCCGGTCACGGGCGAGGCACGCGGGACCCGCGACTTCAGCTGGACCGCGGCCCTGACCCTCGACCTGCTGACCCGCCCCGCCTGA
- a CDS encoding DUF4247 domain-containing protein, producing MTARARAGAAATAATAALLLTACGADDPDVPRSWIADHYRPASTSASWQDTEDAPDRVADEIEGERGAMDRETGDSMVFLRYDDDIVIISPRTGGGSVIAIEDYATGRSHYSSYVSHWPSSQSSSGGDFRGGGPGSGK from the coding sequence GTGACCGCCCGCGCCCGCGCGGGCGCCGCCGCGACGGCGGCCACGGCCGCCCTGCTGCTCACCGCCTGCGGCGCGGACGACCCCGACGTCCCGCGCAGTTGGATAGCCGACCACTACCGGCCCGCCTCGACGTCCGCCAGTTGGCAGGACACCGAGGACGCCCCGGACCGCGTCGCCGACGAGATCGAGGGCGAACGCGGCGCGATGGACCGCGAGACGGGCGACTCCATGGTGTTCCTGCGCTACGACGACGACATCGTGATCATCAGTCCGCGCACGGGCGGCGGCAGCGTCATCGCCATCGAGGACTACGCGACCGGCCGCAGCCACTACAGCAGCTACGTCAGCCACTGGCCGTCGTCGCAGAGCAGCAGCGGCGGCGACTTCCGGGGCGGCGGCCCCGGCTCGGGCAAGTAG